CGCCGAAGTTGGAAGGAAAATTGTAATGGAGACTTCCCCCGAAGTCCGAGGAGGTCATGAATTTTTCCGCATCCACGAAGATGGGGCCCTGAAACCGGTATCGGTAGATTTGCTCTGCGTAGTCGATGTAGGGGGTCTGCTGCAGTCCGAGGCGGGCCCAGGAGCCCTTCGTCCACGCATCGTCGAAGCCGAACTGGCCAAAGGCGTACTTGAGACGCACGACGAGCGAGCCGTCGACGTTGGAGACGTTTCCGGTAGACGTCTCGCGCACGATGTCGGGCGTGACCCGGTAGCTGATGAAGTGATTGATGTTGCCCGTCGCGTTGATGTACGCCCGGGTGATGTCGAAGGAGCTGGGGTTGACCTCGTTGCCGTCCACGTCCAAGATCGTGGGCTCCTGCTGATAGGTGTAGTTCGCGAAAATCGTGACTCCCACCTTGAAGGTGGGCGTATCATCGGCCCCCGTGCTCCCTTCGGCGGGCGTCACCTGGGCCCACGAAGGGACTCCGGAGCTGGCACATATCACGAGAACCAGCGCCCATCGGAGCATAAACGTCCTTTGTGACAATTGCGTGTCAACCCTTCGGCGAGCTCGCGAAAAGCCGACAGGCGTTCTTTCCTTCCGGGCGACCGGGTTCGACCGCATCCCTTCCTCCTTGTGGCGTAGCGTCGGGTCTCTCGGATTCGCTGCACGATCTCCGGCGGGCCGTCCGCCTTCGATGCCGGCCGTCACAATGTCACGCGCGCGTGACGCAGTGACGAACAAGCGGTGACGCTTGTGTGACAGGAATACAGTCCGTTACGGAACGACGCTCATGGACCGCCGACTCTACCTGTTGGTTCGGGGAACGGCTAGGCGGAGGGAAATGTGAGGCGGAAGGAAGTGCCCGTGCCCGGCGAGCTCTGCACGTCGATCGTGCCGCCCATCGCGAGGGTCAGATGCTTGGCGATGGCAAGGCCCAATCCGGTTCCTCCTTCGCGGCGATCGCGGGAGCGGTCCACCCGGTAGAAGCGCTCGAAGATGCGCGGCAGGTCCTCGGGCGGAATCCCGATTCCGGTGTCGCGGACGTCGAGCGCGATGCGACCATGGTCGACATCGGCCTGGACGAAGATGCTTCCCCCTTCGGGAGTGAACTTCACGGCATTGTCGAGGAGGTTGATGAGCACCTGGGCGAGACGATCCCGATCGGCGCGGATGCGCGGCAGGGAGGAAGGCACCGAAACCCGCAGCGACTGGCGCTTGCCGGCGACCAGGGGCCGGACCATCGACTCGACCTGGGAGACGGTTTCCTGCAGCGGGATCGCCCCGAGATCGAGGCGCGATTGTCCCTGCTCGATGGAAGAGAGATCGAGCAGGTCCTCGATCAGGGCCTGCAGGCGGCGCGCGTGGCGGTGGATCACCTGAGCGAACTCGCTGACGCGTCCCGCATCCAGCGCCCCCCCGTCGCTCAGGGTCTCGGCATATCCCCGGATCGCCGTCAGCGGCGTGCGCAGCTCGTGCGAGACGTTGGCCACGAACTCCCGGCGCACCTTCTCCAGCTTCTTGATGTCGGTCACATC
This genomic stretch from Candidatus Polarisedimenticolia bacterium harbors:
- a CDS encoding ATP-binding protein produces the protein MFLHRALGQAADGSIRLLVLAAVLLVMIAAGVLGWIASRRIAGRMEEMSRVASRISEGDASARVAPEGNDEIARLGRSLNRMADQLQERLALLSRERNQIVGLLDAMVEGVLLTDGTGRILLANRAFEQIFRTRGPLQGLKPLEAARVPALQEAVEAALSGEEASTREIVLAGPEERVLSASLVSLTENGRVVGSVVVFHDVTDIKKLEKVRREFVANVSHELRTPLTAIRGYAETLSDGGALDAGRVSEFAQVIHRHARRLQALIEDLLDLSSIEQGQSRLDLGAIPLQETVSQVESMVRPLVAGKRQSLRVSVPSSLPRIRADRDRLAQVLINLLDNAVKFTPEGGSIFVQADVDHGRIALDVRDTGIGIPPEDLPRIFERFYRVDRSRDRREGGTGLGLAIAKHLTLAMGGTIDVQSSPGTGTSFRLTFPSA